One genomic window of Streptomyces sp. NBC_01276 includes the following:
- a CDS encoding HtaA domain-containing protein, with the protein MSSHRRPAVLAAAVLTAATLGTAAFVIPATAADGAPAAGAPAAAAPVPVTGGTLDWGVLGSLRAYVKGIGSITTHDGASEVPGGFRFGQATGQYDETGGRVVTAAFKGRVVFDGTAHGFVVAMENFRIDTGTKKLTADVTRNNVLTRDVPLADVAFTGMNMTGLTTTLTREFAAQFDRPAYAGQEADKLSVALEFPKPPAPSDPPGTSPSPSAGSTAPTTPSTTVKPSTKAPTKAPTTAPADGPQKILRGKLTWGLKQSLHDYVGDQGVTASGGATKNGKTFDFSFGKGELDVKNQKLNASFEGAVRFELPAHHLDLAFGNVRIATTGKTGTLLLDAKTAQGTDKDIPFATLDLSKGDYKTKGGLLTLEGVPAVFTEKGSAVFAYNGAVDEKYKPGKPMDSLTLSVAVDKDVVLPSTGGGTGGTGNTGGSGTTGTTGGTTTGGTVGGSSGSSGGSVGGNLASTGAEIPAGALLGTSAAVIAAGAGAVYLARRRRTAGN; encoded by the coding sequence ATGTCGTCCCACCGCCGCCCGGCCGTCCTCGCGGCCGCCGTCCTCACCGCCGCGACCCTCGGCACCGCCGCCTTCGTCATACCCGCCACGGCGGCGGACGGCGCGCCGGCCGCCGGGGCGCCGGCCGCCGCCGCGCCGGTCCCGGTGACGGGCGGCACCCTCGACTGGGGCGTGCTGGGCAGCCTGCGCGCCTACGTCAAGGGCATCGGCTCGATCACCACGCACGACGGGGCCTCCGAGGTGCCGGGCGGCTTCCGCTTCGGCCAGGCGACCGGGCAGTACGACGAGACCGGAGGCCGCGTCGTGACCGCGGCCTTCAAGGGACGGGTCGTCTTCGACGGAACCGCCCACGGCTTCGTCGTCGCGATGGAGAACTTCCGCATCGACACCGGTACGAAGAAGCTGACGGCGGACGTCACCAGGAACAACGTCCTGACCCGCGACGTTCCGCTGGCGGACGTGGCCTTCACCGGAATGAACATGACCGGGCTCACCACCACCCTCACCCGCGAGTTCGCCGCGCAGTTCGACCGCCCGGCCTACGCGGGACAGGAGGCCGACAAACTGTCGGTGGCACTGGAGTTCCCGAAGCCCCCAGCCCCGAGTGACCCCCCGGGCACCTCGCCGTCACCGTCGGCCGGCAGCACCGCGCCGACGACGCCGAGCACCACCGTCAAGCCTTCCACGAAGGCCCCGACGAAGGCCCCGACGACGGCTCCGGCCGACGGTCCGCAGAAGATCCTGCGCGGCAAGCTGACCTGGGGGCTGAAGCAGTCCCTCCACGACTACGTCGGCGACCAGGGCGTCACGGCGTCCGGTGGCGCCACCAAGAACGGCAAGACCTTCGACTTCTCCTTCGGCAAGGGCGAGCTCGACGTCAAGAACCAGAAGCTGAACGCCTCCTTCGAGGGGGCCGTGCGCTTCGAGCTCCCCGCCCACCACCTCGACCTCGCCTTCGGCAACGTCCGGATCGCCACCACGGGCAAGACGGGCACCCTGCTCCTCGACGCGAAGACGGCGCAGGGCACCGACAAGGACATCCCGTTCGCCACCCTCGACCTGTCGAAGGGCGACTACAAGACCAAGGGCGGCCTGCTGACGCTGGAAGGGGTCCCCGCGGTCTTCACCGAGAAGGGCTCCGCCGTCTTCGCGTACAACGGCGCCGTCGACGAGAAGTACAAGCCGGGCAAGCCGATGGACTCCCTCACCCTCTCGGTGGCGGTGGACAAGGACGTCGTCCTCCCGTCGACCGGGGGCGGCACCGGAGGCACCGGCAACACCGGGGGCTCGGGCACCACGGGCACCACCGGCGGCACCACCACCGGAGGGACGGTCGGCGGCTCCTCCGGCTCCTCCGGCGGCTCCGTGGGCGGGAACCTCGCCTCCACCGGCGCCGAGATCCCGGCCGGCGCCCTCCTCGGCACCTCCGCCGCGGTCATCGCCGCAGGCGCCGGCGCCGTGTACCTCGCGCGCCGCCGACGTACGGCCGGGAACTGA
- a CDS encoding HtaA domain-containing protein produces the protein MSARPTRAFTVALLAALLGALLPASAAHAASRTVQGGRLDWGIKSSFQSYVTGPVAKGGFQLKSGAATVGGSLFRFHSAAGSYDPDSGEFNAAFSGGVSFQGHRKPDGAYELDMTVSRPSVRISGGTGTLYLDVAGKAKDTGAVTEESQVPFATLSLGGIDMLGGGTPIALTNVPTTLTAQGAKAFAGYYPAGAPLDPVSLSADVVTAAQGAPSGPPQAPAQTPGAPSGSPRGQGAFADAAVDWGVRRTFREYVTGSTGQGGWTLAEGAQDGGALFRFPQGTGTYDGQKGALDAAFAGTVHFTGAHLDLMLGKVNVKVENGKGVLTADVTTGGETKSAVALVEFDAKGLKTEGKLATLTEAPATLTEGGAQAFNSMYRPGTEMDPVSLAVALDGGATLPALPDLGSTAAPSPAPQTASAPAPASPAPGAARDRSSPAGPYLGLAAAVLVLAGAGGFLVLRKRRAAAADPAPADAP, from the coding sequence ATGTCCGCACGACCCACCCGCGCGTTCACCGTGGCCCTGCTGGCGGCCCTGCTCGGGGCGCTGCTCCCGGCCTCCGCCGCCCACGCGGCGAGCCGTACGGTGCAGGGGGGCCGGCTCGACTGGGGCATCAAATCCTCGTTCCAGAGTTACGTCACGGGGCCGGTGGCGAAAGGCGGTTTCCAGCTGAAGAGCGGAGCCGCCACCGTGGGCGGCAGCCTGTTCCGCTTCCATTCGGCGGCCGGCTCCTACGACCCCGACTCCGGCGAGTTCAACGCCGCCTTCTCCGGCGGCGTGAGCTTCCAGGGCCACCGGAAGCCCGACGGCGCGTACGAGCTCGACATGACCGTCAGCCGTCCGTCCGTACGGATATCCGGCGGCACCGGCACCCTCTACCTCGACGTGGCCGGCAAGGCCAAGGACACCGGCGCGGTCACCGAGGAGTCCCAGGTGCCCTTCGCCACGCTTTCCCTCGGCGGCATCGACATGTTGGGGGGCGGCACCCCGATCGCCCTGACCAACGTGCCCACGACCCTCACGGCCCAGGGCGCCAAGGCCTTCGCCGGCTACTACCCGGCCGGCGCTCCGCTCGACCCCGTCTCGCTCTCCGCCGACGTCGTCACCGCCGCGCAGGGCGCCCCGTCCGGCCCGCCCCAGGCGCCCGCGCAGACCCCCGGCGCTCCGTCCGGATCCCCGCGGGGGCAGGGCGCGTTCGCCGACGCCGCCGTGGACTGGGGAGTGCGCCGCACCTTCCGCGAGTACGTCACCGGTTCGACGGGCCAGGGCGGGTGGACGCTCGCCGAGGGTGCCCAGGACGGCGGCGCGCTGTTCCGCTTCCCGCAGGGCACGGGGACGTACGACGGCCAAAAGGGAGCGCTCGACGCGGCGTTCGCCGGTACGGTCCACTTCACGGGGGCCCATCTCGACCTCATGCTCGGCAAGGTGAACGTCAAGGTCGAGAACGGCAAGGGGGTCCTGACCGCCGACGTGACCACCGGCGGCGAAACGAAGAGTGCCGTGGCGCTCGTCGAGTTCGACGCCAAGGGCCTGAAGACCGAGGGGAAGCTCGCCACCTTGACCGAAGCCCCGGCCACCCTCACCGAGGGCGGCGCCCAGGCCTTCAACTCCATGTACCGGCCCGGCACCGAGATGGACCCCGTCTCGCTGGCCGTCGCCCTCGACGGCGGCGCCACCCTGCCCGCCCTGCCCGACCTGGGCTCCACGGCCGCCCCGTCGCCCGCGCCGCAGACCGCCTCGGCCCCCGCCCCCGCCTCCCCGGCCCCGGGCGCCGCGCGCGACCGGTCCTCCCCGGCCGGGCCGTACCTCGGCCTCGCCGCCGCGGTCCTGGTCCTGGCCGGCGCCGGCGGGTTCCTGGTGCTGCGCAAGCGCCGGGCGGCGGCGGCCGACCCGGCGCCCGCCGATGCTCCGTAA
- a CDS encoding hemin ABC transporter substrate-binding protein yields the protein MPTPATPLRFPRLAGAVAALALAVTGCAGTAAPADSPARPAAALPDRVEPLAGTPRPALPVTVPSADGTQVTVTSADRIIPLTGGLNEIVQTLGLGGQVVARDITATFEQAAALPVVTRGHDVSAESVLSLRPTLVLAETTTGPAEAVRQIRDAGVPVLVLAPATSLEDVPKRIDAVAAALGVGDAGTRLNGRTADRIAAARKGVPAGSAKKPRVAFLYLRGTASVYLLGGSDSGAAPLLEAAGAVDTGKESGLGKDFTPITSEALAAAAPDAILVMTKGLESVGGVDGLVRIPGVAQTPAGTDRRVVTVDDGVLLNYGPRTDQVLSSLVAQLYGKGA from the coding sequence GTGCCCACGCCCGCCACGCCACTCCGCTTCCCCCGCCTCGCCGGCGCCGTGGCCGCCCTGGCACTGGCCGTGACCGGCTGCGCGGGGACGGCCGCCCCCGCGGACTCCCCGGCCCGTCCCGCCGCCGCCCTCCCGGACCGGGTGGAACCGCTGGCCGGCACTCCGCGGCCCGCGCTGCCGGTGACGGTCCCCTCCGCCGACGGGACGCAGGTCACCGTCACCTCCGCGGACCGGATCATCCCGCTGACCGGCGGCCTCAACGAGATCGTCCAGACCCTCGGCCTCGGCGGGCAGGTCGTCGCCCGGGACATCACCGCCACCTTCGAACAGGCCGCAGCCCTGCCCGTGGTGACGCGTGGCCACGACGTCTCCGCCGAGAGCGTCCTGTCGCTGCGTCCCACACTGGTGCTCGCCGAGACCACCACCGGCCCCGCGGAAGCCGTCCGGCAGATCCGTGACGCCGGCGTCCCCGTCCTGGTGCTCGCTCCCGCCACATCGCTGGAGGACGTACCGAAGCGGATCGACGCGGTGGCCGCCGCGCTCGGCGTGGGCGACGCGGGCACGCGGCTGAACGGACGCACCGCCGACCGGATCGCCGCCGCCCGCAAGGGCGTTCCCGCCGGATCGGCGAAGAAGCCCCGGGTCGCCTTCCTCTACCTGCGCGGCACCGCGTCCGTCTACCTCCTCGGCGGCTCCGACTCCGGCGCGGCCCCGCTGCTGGAGGCGGCGGGCGCGGTGGACACCGGCAAGGAGTCCGGACTCGGCAAGGACTTCACCCCGATCACCAGCGAGGCGCTGGCCGCCGCCGCACCCGACGCGATCCTCGTCATGACCAAGGGCCTCGAATCCGTAGGCGGCGTCGACGGCCTGGTCAGGATCCCGGGCGTGGCCCAGACCCCGGCCGGGACGGACCGCCGCGTGGTCACCGTCGACGACGGCGTCCTCCTCAACTACGGCCCCCGCACCGACCAGGTGCTCTCCTCCCTGGTCGCCCAGCTCTACGGCAAGGGCGCCTGA
- a CDS encoding heme ABC transporter ATP-binding protein, with product MSALRRGRAALFGRRPRTVPARPAAGEVLARAEDLHVRLGEREVLAGIGLSAYAGEVLALVGPNGAGKSTLLGALAADLPAHSGTVRVDGRPVSEWTAPELALRRSVLPQSAALSFPFPVAEVVRMGRAPWAGTDLAGADEEAVADAMAAAEVTGFAARPFSALSGGERARVALARVLAQRAPLMLLDEPTAALDLRHQELVLRVCRERAAAGDAVVVVLHDLGLAAAYADRAAVLHDGRIAAAGPPSEVFGDGLLSRVYRQPVEVFPHPRTGTPLVVPVREEAKGEPAGNLSGPLNADGDLTRA from the coding sequence ATGAGCGCCCTCCGCCGCGGCCGGGCCGCCCTCTTCGGCCGCCGCCCGCGCACCGTGCCCGCCCGGCCCGCCGCCGGCGAGGTCCTGGCCCGGGCCGAGGACCTGCACGTGCGGCTCGGGGAGCGCGAGGTGCTCGCCGGGATCGGGCTGAGCGCGTACGCGGGCGAGGTGCTGGCCCTGGTCGGCCCCAACGGCGCGGGGAAGTCCACCCTGCTGGGGGCGCTGGCCGCCGATCTGCCCGCGCACTCGGGGACCGTACGCGTCGACGGGCGCCCGGTGTCCGAGTGGACGGCCCCCGAACTGGCCCTGCGCCGCTCGGTGCTGCCCCAGTCGGCCGCGCTGTCCTTCCCGTTCCCGGTCGCGGAGGTGGTCCGAATGGGCCGCGCCCCCTGGGCGGGCACCGACCTGGCCGGCGCCGACGAGGAGGCGGTGGCCGACGCCATGGCCGCCGCCGAGGTGACCGGTTTCGCCGCACGCCCCTTCTCCGCGCTCTCCGGCGGCGAACGGGCCCGGGTCGCGCTGGCCCGCGTACTGGCCCAACGGGCTCCGCTGATGCTGCTCGACGAACCCACGGCCGCCCTGGACCTGCGCCACCAGGAGCTGGTGCTGCGGGTCTGCCGGGAGCGGGCCGCGGCCGGGGACGCGGTGGTCGTCGTCCTGCACGACCTCGGGCTGGCGGCGGCGTACGCGGACCGGGCCGCCGTGCTGCACGACGGCCGGATCGCGGCGGCCGGGCCCCCCTCGGAGGTCTTCGGGGACGGACTGCTGAGCCGGGTCTACCGGCAGCCGGTGGAGGTCTTCCCGCACCCCCGCACCGGGACCCCGCTGGTGGTCCCCGTACGGGAGGAGGCCAAGGGAGAACCGGCCGGTAACCTTTCCGGCCCGCTGAACGCCGACGGCGACTTGACCCGCGCTTGA
- a CDS encoding PhzF family phenazine biosynthesis protein, whose amino-acid sequence MNDLDVIKVFCAGDGRFGNLLGVVRDGRTCPEDADRQALAAELGYSETVFVDDPERGVVDIRTPGTRMSFAGHPLVGVAWLLDIEELQPPAGSVWARDDGEFTWITARPEWVTGKRTEQYANPAEVDALPAPPPGEGWLYAWAWEDETAGRIRARGFPRRPDGAITEDEATGSAAILLTAQLNRALNITQGAGSQILTAPGPDGTVEIGGRVRFAEPRRP is encoded by the coding sequence GTGAACGATCTGGATGTGATCAAGGTCTTCTGCGCGGGTGACGGCCGGTTCGGCAACCTGCTCGGAGTCGTCCGCGACGGCCGGACCTGCCCCGAGGACGCGGACCGGCAGGCCCTCGCGGCCGAACTGGGCTACAGCGAGACGGTGTTCGTCGACGACCCCGAGCGCGGGGTCGTCGACATCCGTACGCCCGGCACCCGCATGTCCTTCGCGGGCCACCCGCTGGTCGGCGTCGCGTGGCTGCTGGACATCGAGGAACTCCAGCCGCCCGCCGGGTCCGTATGGGCCCGTGACGACGGGGAGTTCACCTGGATCACGGCCCGCCCCGAGTGGGTCACGGGCAAGCGCACCGAGCAGTACGCGAACCCCGCCGAGGTCGACGCGCTGCCCGCACCGCCGCCCGGCGAGGGCTGGCTGTACGCATGGGCCTGGGAGGACGAGACCGCCGGGCGGATCCGCGCCCGCGGCTTCCCGCGCCGCCCCGACGGGGCCATCACCGAGGACGAGGCCACCGGCTCGGCGGCGATCCTGCTGACGGCCCAGCTGAACCGCGCCCTGAACATCACCCAGGGGGCCGGCTCCCAGATCCTCACCGCCCCGGGCCCCGACGGCACCGTCGAGATCGGCGGCCGCGTCCGCTTCGCGGAGCCCCGCCGGCCCTAG
- a CDS encoding FecCD family ABC transporter permease, giving the protein MALSCDPPRTAGAGPAPGSAPGEPDRPRSRRTPVLTGALALVLLLLALVSAGVGAYRIPTTDVLASVQHHLGLGGAPLDRVGESVLWNVRLPRVALAVLVGAALGCAGALMQGVFGNPLAEPGVIGISAGSAVGAVAAIGLGLGFLGNWTVTACAFVAGLVTVGAVYLLSRNGGRTEVVTLILTGIAVNAFAGALIGLFVFFADSGQVNQITFWQLGSLAQATWPKVLAVLPCALAGLLAAPLYARRLDLLALGERPARHLGIDVERLRLALILVVALLTAAAVAVAGVITFVGLLVPHLLRMANGPGHRFLVPGSALAGAVVLTGGDLAARTVAAPAELPLGVLTALIGSPFFFWLLRRTRRGQGGWA; this is encoded by the coding sequence GTGGCCCTCTCCTGCGATCCCCCGCGCACCGCCGGGGCCGGCCCGGCCCCCGGCTCCGCCCCCGGGGAGCCGGACCGGCCGCGTTCGCGCAGGACGCCGGTGCTGACCGGCGCGCTGGCGCTCGTCCTGCTGCTCCTCGCCCTCGTCTCCGCCGGCGTGGGCGCGTACCGCATCCCCACCACCGACGTACTCGCCTCCGTCCAGCACCACCTGGGCCTCGGCGGCGCGCCCCTCGACCGTGTCGGGGAGAGCGTGCTGTGGAACGTACGCCTCCCCCGCGTCGCGCTCGCGGTGCTCGTGGGCGCCGCCCTCGGCTGCGCGGGCGCCCTGATGCAGGGGGTGTTCGGCAACCCGCTCGCCGAACCCGGCGTGATCGGCATCTCGGCGGGCTCCGCCGTGGGCGCGGTCGCCGCGATCGGACTGGGCCTCGGCTTCCTCGGGAACTGGACCGTCACCGCATGCGCCTTCGTCGCGGGGCTGGTCACGGTCGGCGCCGTCTACCTGCTGTCCCGCAACGGCGGCCGCACCGAGGTCGTCACCCTGATCCTGACCGGCATCGCCGTCAACGCCTTCGCGGGCGCCCTGATCGGCCTGTTCGTCTTCTTCGCCGACAGCGGCCAGGTCAACCAGATCACCTTCTGGCAACTCGGCTCCCTCGCCCAGGCCACCTGGCCCAAGGTGCTCGCCGTCCTGCCCTGCGCGCTCGCCGGACTGCTCGCCGCGCCCTTGTACGCGCGCCGCCTCGACCTCCTCGCCCTCGGCGAACGCCCGGCCCGGCACCTCGGGATCGACGTCGAACGGCTGCGCCTGGCCCTGATCCTGGTCGTCGCCCTGCTGACGGCGGCCGCCGTGGCCGTGGCCGGGGTCATCACCTTCGTGGGCCTGCTCGTCCCGCACCTGCTGCGGATGGCGAACGGCCCCGGACACCGCTTCCTGGTACCCGGCAGCGCGCTCGCCGGTGCCGTGGTCCTGACCGGCGGCGACCTGGCCGCCCGTACGGTCGCCGCGCCCGCCGAGCTGCCGCTGGGCGTGCTCACCGCCCTGATCGGCAGTCCGTTCTTCTTCTGGCTGCTGCGCCGCACCCGGCGCGGGCAGGGAGGCTGGGCATGA
- a CDS encoding heme oxygenase (biliverdin-producing), protein MDAFSTVIRVASHEQHTEAETSTFMSDLLGGRLGVDAYARYTEQLWFVYRALEDAAGALREDPVAGPFIRPELMRVAEIERDLAHLLGPGWRESVVALPATAAYAARVAECAASWPGGYVAHHYTRYLGDLSGGQIIRDKAERTWGFERKGDGVRFYVFADIANPAAFKRTYRELLDAIAADDLEKQRIIDECKRAFDFNGAVFRELGEQFRLSA, encoded by the coding sequence TTGGACGCCTTCTCCACGGTCATCCGTGTCGCCTCGCACGAGCAGCACACCGAAGCCGAGACCTCGACGTTCATGAGCGACCTGCTCGGCGGCCGCCTCGGCGTGGACGCGTACGCCCGCTACACCGAGCAGCTCTGGTTCGTGTACCGGGCGCTGGAGGACGCGGCCGGAGCGCTCCGGGAGGACCCGGTGGCCGGGCCCTTCATCCGTCCCGAGCTGATGCGCGTCGCCGAGATCGAGCGCGACCTGGCCCACCTGCTGGGCCCCGGCTGGCGCGAGTCGGTCGTGGCGCTGCCCGCGACCGCGGCCTACGCGGCACGCGTGGCCGAGTGCGCGGCCTCCTGGCCGGGCGGGTACGTCGCCCACCACTACACCCGCTACCTGGGCGACCTCTCGGGCGGCCAGATCATCCGGGACAAGGCGGAGCGCACCTGGGGCTTCGAGCGCAAGGGCGACGGCGTGCGGTTCTACGTCTTCGCGGACATCGCGAACCCGGCCGCCTTCAAGCGGACCTACCGCGAGCTGCTGGACGCGATCGCCGCGGACGACCTGGAGAAGCAGCGGATCATCGACGAGTGCAAGCGCGCCTTCGACTTCAACGGCGCGGTCTTCCGGGAGCTGGGCGAGCAGTTCCGGCTGAGCGCCTGA